A region from the Sandaracinus amylolyticus genome encodes:
- a CDS encoding serine/threonine-protein kinase, with protein sequence MSESGTHVRARSGSAAGEPSRDQGDPYLRVSKARLGKTVRRKWRLDALLGVGGMAAVYAATHRNGSRVAIKMLHPLVATEEAKRRFLREGYLANSVGHPGVVRVLDDDEAEDGAIFLVMELLDGESLESFATRRVQLGAPETLAVAEQVLEVLAVAHAKGIVHRDVKPENVFLCVDGRVKLLDFGIARLLEVSRGSAATHHGFLLGTPAYMAPEQARGDWELVDARTDVWAAGASMFRVLTGHTVHRGSTHLELLMKATREPAPKVRDVAPAVPELVASLVDRALAFRKEDRWASADEMLESLREVHRALRYTDAPKLRARIAATSTVRIELPAPPAVSAEFDRASALESDPIGDTDDDAPTQIEAMSLTHREQLRSIVIEVPMEPDAATPVLPSIFDETGETRAGGTPLAPPTPRAKPEPPPRTMPLTRGVIAWWIVAALAVLVFAITLATR encoded by the coding sequence TTGAGCGAGAGCGGCACGCACGTACGCGCGCGCAGCGGCTCGGCGGCCGGCGAGCCGAGCCGCGATCAGGGCGATCCGTACCTGCGCGTGTCGAAGGCGCGGCTCGGCAAGACCGTGCGCCGCAAGTGGCGGCTCGATGCGCTGCTCGGCGTGGGCGGGATGGCCGCGGTGTACGCAGCGACGCACCGCAACGGGAGCCGCGTCGCGATCAAGATGCTGCACCCGCTGGTCGCGACCGAGGAGGCGAAGCGGCGCTTCCTGCGCGAGGGCTACCTCGCGAACTCGGTCGGGCACCCCGGCGTGGTGCGCGTGCTCGACGACGACGAGGCCGAGGACGGCGCGATCTTCCTGGTGATGGAGCTGCTCGACGGCGAGAGCCTCGAGAGCTTCGCGACGCGCCGCGTGCAGCTCGGCGCGCCGGAGACGCTCGCGGTCGCGGAGCAGGTGCTCGAGGTGCTCGCGGTCGCGCACGCGAAGGGGATCGTGCACCGCGACGTGAAGCCCGAGAACGTCTTCTTGTGCGTCGACGGGCGCGTGAAGCTGCTCGACTTCGGGATCGCGCGGCTGCTCGAGGTCTCGCGCGGATCGGCGGCGACGCACCACGGGTTCCTGCTCGGGACGCCGGCGTACATGGCGCCGGAGCAAGCGCGCGGAGACTGGGAGCTCGTCGACGCACGCACGGACGTGTGGGCCGCGGGCGCGTCGATGTTCCGCGTGCTCACCGGGCACACGGTGCACCGCGGGAGCACGCACCTCGAGCTCCTGATGAAGGCGACGCGCGAGCCCGCGCCGAAGGTGCGCGACGTCGCGCCCGCGGTGCCCGAGCTCGTCGCGTCGCTGGTCGATCGTGCGCTCGCGTTCCGCAAGGAGGATCGCTGGGCCTCGGCGGACGAGATGCTCGAGAGCCTGCGCGAGGTGCACCGCGCGCTGCGCTACACCGACGCGCCGAAGCTGCGCGCGCGCATCGCCGCGACGTCGACGGTGCGCATCGAGCTGCCCGCGCCGCCGGCCGTGTCGGCGGAGTTCGATCGCGCGTCCGCGCTCGAGAGCGATCCGATCGGCGACACGGACGACGACGCGCCGACGCAGATCGAAGCGATGAGCCTGACCCATCGCGAGCAGCTGCGGTCGATCGTCATCGAGGTGCCGATGGAGCCCGACGCGGCGACGCCGGTGCTGCCGTCCATCTTCGACGAGACCGGCGAGACGCGCGCGGGCGGGACGCCGCTCGCGCCCCCGACGCCGCGCGCGAAGCCCGAGCCGCCGCCTCGCACGATGCCGCTGACGCGCGGCGTCATCGCGTGGTGGATCGTCGCCGCGCTCGCCGTGCTGGTGTTCGCGATCACCCTCGCGACGCGCTGA
- a CDS encoding c-type cytochrome, whose translation MADGSGTPAHRSATSRTRKVLIAIAVVVGALVVGAAGLVGWAYTSVGSRLERTWDVAVPALELPSDAASLARGEHLLRHVCACVECHGDDLGGRAFVDEPALGRVMGSNLTTGRGGVGGALDADDWARAILHGVGSDHRSLVIMPSEDYTHLSAPDLAALIAYARTVPPVDRETTIELTPLAQVLIATGELPAVSAELIDHDVTLPAAVAPGPTLEHGEYLARMCTGCHGRDFQGQVMAAAPPGTPPVPGIGRRGMTGWTQADFERALRRGQKPGGVAMHPFMPSRYYAGMTDDEVTALWTYLQTVE comes from the coding sequence ATGGCCGACGGCAGTGGGACCCCTGCGCACAGGAGCGCGACGAGCCGCACGAGGAAGGTGCTGATCGCGATCGCCGTGGTGGTCGGCGCGCTGGTGGTGGGGGCCGCCGGGTTGGTCGGGTGGGCCTACACGAGCGTGGGATCGCGGCTCGAGCGCACGTGGGACGTCGCGGTGCCGGCGCTCGAGCTGCCGAGCGACGCGGCGTCGCTCGCGCGCGGCGAGCACCTGCTGCGTCACGTGTGCGCGTGCGTCGAGTGCCACGGGGACGACCTCGGGGGACGCGCGTTCGTCGACGAGCCCGCGCTCGGGCGCGTGATGGGCTCGAACCTGACGACGGGGCGCGGCGGCGTCGGCGGCGCGCTCGACGCGGACGACTGGGCGCGCGCGATCCTGCACGGCGTCGGGAGCGACCATCGCTCGCTCGTGATCATGCCCTCGGAGGACTACACGCACCTCTCGGCGCCCGACCTCGCGGCGCTGATCGCGTACGCGCGCACCGTGCCCCCGGTCGATCGCGAGACGACGATCGAGCTCACGCCCCTCGCGCAGGTGCTGATCGCGACGGGCGAGCTGCCGGCCGTGAGCGCGGAGCTGATCGATCACGACGTGACGCTGCCCGCGGCGGTCGCGCCCGGCCCGACGCTCGAGCACGGCGAGTACCTCGCGCGCATGTGCACCGGCTGCCACGGGCGCGACTTCCAGGGCCAGGTGATGGCAGCCGCGCCGCCGGGCACGCCGCCGGTGCCGGGGATCGGTCGTCGCGGCATGACGGGCTGGACGCAGGCGGACTTCGAGCGCGCGCTGCGCCGCGGGCAGAAGCCGGGCGGCGTCGCGATGCACCCGTTCATGCCGTCCCGCTACTACGCGGGCATGACCGACGACGAGGTCACGGCGCTCTGGACCTACCTGCAGACCGTGGAGTGA
- the purQ gene encoding phosphoribosylformylglycinamidine synthase subunit PurQ yields MKVAVVVFPGSNADWDALHAARDVLGADAKYVFHKERELGPVDAVIVPGGFSYGDYLRCGAIARFSPISDALRAFAERGGPVLGICNGFQILTEMHLLPGALSRNAHLRFECRDVWLKVENHGAWTGAIPTGNVIRLPVAHGEGRYECDPETLTRLEGEGLVALRYVDPTGAPCGETTPNGSVNDIAGIYSARRNVMGLMPHPERASEAILGNADGRGIFESLKQHLEGGKVVAA; encoded by the coding sequence ATGAAGGTCGCGGTCGTCGTCTTCCCCGGCAGCAACGCCGACTGGGACGCGCTGCACGCCGCGCGCGACGTGCTCGGCGCGGACGCGAAGTACGTGTTCCACAAGGAGCGCGAGCTCGGCCCGGTGGACGCCGTGATCGTCCCCGGCGGCTTCTCCTACGGCGACTACCTGCGGTGCGGCGCGATCGCGCGCTTCTCGCCCATCAGCGACGCGCTGCGTGCGTTCGCGGAGCGCGGCGGGCCGGTGCTCGGCATCTGCAACGGCTTCCAGATCCTCACCGAGATGCACCTTCTTCCGGGCGCGCTCTCGCGCAACGCGCACCTGCGCTTCGAGTGCCGCGACGTGTGGCTGAAGGTCGAGAATCACGGCGCGTGGACCGGCGCGATCCCGACCGGCAACGTCATCCGCCTCCCGGTCGCGCACGGCGAGGGCCGCTACGAGTGCGATCCCGAGACGCTGACGCGCCTCGAGGGCGAGGGGCTCGTCGCGCTGCGCTACGTCGATCCCACCGGCGCGCCCTGCGGCGAGACCACGCCGAACGGCTCGGTGAACGACATCGCCGGCATCTACAGCGCGCGGCGCAACGTGATGGGCCTGATGCCGCACCCCGAGCGCGCGTCGGAGGCGATCCTCGGCAACGCCGATGGGCGCGGGATCTTCGAGTCGCTGAAGCAGCACCTCGAGGGCGGAAAGGTGGTGGCGGCGTGA
- the purL gene encoding phosphoribosylformylglycinamidine synthase subunit PurL — translation MSTQSETTLPGAPVPFPGEPQVSAQLAATMGVDQSEWQRILKALGREPTYAELGVFSVMWSEHCSYKSSRIHLRKLPTKGPKVVQGPGENAGAVDIGDGYCAVFKMESHNHPSYIEPYQGAATGVGGILRDVFTMGARPVANLNSLRFGRPDHPRTPELLRGVVAGIGGYGNSIGVPTVGGEVQFDASYDGNILVNAFTVGIARSEGLFFGKAEGLGNPVIYVGSRTGRDGIHGATMASAEFDAESEKKLPTVQVGDPFREKLLLEACLEIFAKGCLVGIQDMGAAGLTSSSVEMAARAGNGLELDLDAIPRRTYGLTPYEMLLSESQERMLMVSEAGREEEVFEICRKWDLDFAVVGRVTDTGRFVCKATPGHDPLDPKSAPKSPQVVVDIPIGPLADEAPLYDRPQEAPPPVGDAGGPALGDLSGLDLARELVELVGSPNIGSRAWIWRQYDHIVRAGSVFRPGESDAAVVRVFCGKDGDPSFEGAKVKYLALSSDCNGRHVLLDPHDGAAMAVAECARNIVCSGGEPLGLTDCLNFASPQKPQTMWRFARAIEGLRDACTALGVPVVSGNVSLYNETEGRPILPTPTVAIVGQLASVEDRLRLAFASDGDLIAHLGTGSRGALGGSEFRTRKTGVVGGDPVGIDLDAEVKLQQCVLALARAHVLRSAHDLSDGGFAVALTESAIAGGRGCRVTLPGHAAIAKAARLFSEEPTRVIVSFAKEQRAEVERLCAQHGVPFEVIGEVGGDTVRIEECLEVPVAQLADAHARCLEPIVGR, via the coding sequence GTGAGCACGCAATCCGAGACGACGCTGCCCGGCGCGCCCGTGCCGTTCCCCGGCGAGCCCCAGGTGAGCGCGCAGCTCGCCGCGACGATGGGCGTCGATCAGAGCGAGTGGCAGCGCATCCTGAAGGCGCTGGGGCGCGAGCCTACGTACGCCGAGCTCGGCGTGTTCAGCGTGATGTGGAGCGAGCACTGCTCGTACAAGAGCTCGCGCATCCACCTCCGCAAGCTGCCCACCAAGGGCCCGAAGGTCGTGCAGGGCCCCGGCGAGAACGCGGGCGCGGTCGACATCGGCGACGGCTACTGCGCCGTGTTCAAGATGGAGTCGCACAACCATCCCTCGTACATCGAGCCCTACCAGGGCGCGGCGACGGGCGTCGGCGGCATCCTCCGCGACGTGTTCACGATGGGCGCGCGGCCGGTCGCGAACCTCAACTCGCTTCGCTTCGGTCGCCCCGATCACCCGCGCACCCCCGAGCTGCTGCGCGGCGTCGTCGCGGGCATCGGCGGGTACGGCAACTCGATCGGCGTGCCCACGGTCGGCGGCGAGGTGCAGTTCGACGCGAGCTACGACGGGAACATCCTCGTCAACGCGTTCACCGTCGGCATCGCGCGCAGCGAGGGGCTCTTCTTCGGCAAGGCCGAGGGCCTGGGCAACCCGGTGATCTACGTGGGCTCGCGCACCGGTCGCGACGGCATCCACGGCGCGACGATGGCGAGCGCCGAGTTCGACGCCGAGAGCGAGAAGAAGCTCCCGACGGTGCAGGTCGGCGATCCCTTCCGCGAGAAGCTGCTGCTCGAGGCGTGCCTCGAGATCTTCGCGAAGGGCTGCCTCGTCGGCATCCAGGACATGGGCGCGGCGGGGCTCACCTCGTCGAGCGTCGAGATGGCGGCGCGCGCCGGCAACGGGCTCGAGCTCGACCTCGACGCGATCCCGCGCCGCACCTACGGCCTCACGCCGTACGAGATGCTCCTCAGCGAGTCCCAGGAGCGCATGCTCATGGTCTCGGAGGCGGGGCGCGAAGAAGAAGTCTTCGAGATCTGCCGCAAGTGGGATCTCGACTTCGCGGTCGTCGGGCGCGTGACCGACACCGGTCGCTTCGTGTGCAAGGCGACGCCGGGGCACGACCCGCTCGATCCGAAGAGCGCGCCGAAGAGCCCGCAGGTCGTGGTCGACATCCCGATCGGTCCGCTCGCCGACGAGGCGCCGCTCTACGATCGCCCGCAGGAAGCGCCGCCGCCGGTGGGTGATGCGGGCGGCCCCGCGCTCGGCGATCTCAGCGGGCTCGATCTCGCGCGCGAGCTCGTCGAGCTCGTGGGCTCGCCGAACATCGGATCGCGCGCGTGGATCTGGCGCCAGTACGATCACATCGTGCGCGCGGGCTCGGTCTTCCGGCCGGGCGAGAGCGACGCCGCGGTGGTCCGCGTCTTCTGCGGCAAGGACGGCGATCCGTCGTTCGAAGGCGCGAAGGTGAAGTACCTCGCGCTCTCGAGCGACTGCAACGGGCGCCACGTGCTGCTCGACCCGCACGACGGCGCGGCGATGGCGGTCGCGGAGTGCGCGCGCAACATCGTGTGCTCGGGCGGCGAGCCGCTCGGCCTCACCGACTGCCTCAACTTCGCGAGCCCCCAGAAGCCCCAGACGATGTGGCGCTTCGCGCGCGCGATCGAGGGCCTGCGCGACGCGTGCACCGCGCTCGGCGTGCCGGTCGTGAGCGGCAACGTCTCGCTCTACAACGAGACCGAGGGACGCCCGATCCTGCCGACGCCGACGGTCGCGATCGTCGGCCAGCTCGCGTCGGTCGAGGATCGGCTGCGCCTCGCGTTCGCGAGCGACGGCGACCTGATCGCGCACCTCGGCACCGGCTCGCGCGGCGCGCTCGGCGGCTCGGAGTTCCGCACCCGCAAGACCGGCGTGGTCGGCGGTGATCCCGTCGGGATCGACCTCGACGCCGAGGTGAAGCTCCAGCAGTGCGTGCTCGCGCTGGCGCGCGCGCACGTGCTGCGCTCGGCGCACGACCTGAGCGACGGCGGCTTCGCGGTGGCGCTCACCGAGAGCGCGATCGCGGGCGGCCGCGGCTGCCGCGTCACGCTCCCCGGCCACGCGGCGATCGCGAAGGCGGCGCGCCTCTTCTCCGAGGAGCCGACCCGCGTGATCGTGAGCTTCGCGAAGGAGCAGCGCGCCGAGGTCGAGCGCCTCTGCGCGCAGCACGGCGTGCCCTTCGAGGTGATCGGCGAGGTCGGCGGCGACACGGTGAGGATCGAGGAGTGCCTCGAGGTGCCGGTCGCGCAGCTCGCCGACGCGCACGCGCGCTGCCTCGAGCCGATCGTCGGCCGCTGA
- a CDS encoding VOC family protein: MGAHLAHVAFLVDEYDRAIEWFTRSLGFVLVEDRDLGGGKRWVRVAPPGGGTELLLARATTDAQRATVGQQGGGRVTWFLHTDDFARDHAAFLARGVRFVEAPRHEPYGTVAVFEDLYGGRWDLIGP, translated from the coding sequence GTGGGCGCGCACCTCGCGCACGTCGCGTTCCTGGTCGACGAGTACGACCGCGCGATCGAGTGGTTCACTCGATCGCTCGGGTTCGTGCTCGTCGAGGATCGCGACCTCGGCGGCGGCAAGCGCTGGGTGCGCGTCGCGCCGCCGGGCGGAGGCACCGAGCTCCTGCTCGCGCGCGCGACGACCGACGCGCAGCGCGCGACCGTCGGCCAGCAGGGCGGTGGTCGCGTGACGTGGTTCCTCCACACCGACGACTTCGCGCGCGACCACGCGGCGTTCCTCGCGCGCGGCGTGCGGTTCGTCGAGGCGCCGCGGCACGAGCCCTACGGGACCGTCGCGGTGTTCGAGGACCTCTACGGCGGCCGCTGGGACCTGATCGGCCCGTAA
- a CDS encoding cation:proton antiporter, translating to MTTIQRVLLIAAMGGLMEAVRSVAVAGSGDRVRAAATVLGIGFVLIVSHLVGKLFAQIRLPKLTGYLAAGIVSGPAVLAYLDGDVVGDMKLVNGVAIALIALTAGSEIDFRAMRPLFRSVAWISAIAVCGTALALSLAALLLRPFLPFLAAMPIDATIAVCAVIGVVVVAQSPAVVVAIRSETGADGPVAQTVLAVVVLADLLVIVLFAITSSIATAVIAGSFDAGAALTRLLWELFGSLGIGAMIGVLLALWQRAVKRGLDLFVLTVCFVAAEVGQRLHLDPLLMMLAAGMFVENVMHSGHELRREFEAASLPVYVLFFTVAGASIHLDAIPTFLVPTAVLVLVRGLGLLFGTRVAARVADAPEKVVKWAGFGLLPQAGLAIALALLFARTFPTFGAEAGTLVLGIVAINELVAPALLRWAYVRSGEAESERTASEATAPPVPATR from the coding sequence GTGACCACGATCCAACGCGTCCTCCTGATCGCCGCGATGGGCGGGCTCATGGAGGCGGTGCGCTCGGTCGCCGTCGCGGGCAGCGGCGATCGCGTTCGCGCCGCCGCCACCGTGCTCGGGATCGGCTTCGTGCTGATCGTCTCGCACCTCGTCGGCAAGCTCTTCGCGCAGATCCGGCTGCCCAAGCTGACCGGCTATCTCGCCGCGGGAATCGTCAGCGGCCCCGCGGTGCTCGCCTACCTCGACGGCGACGTCGTGGGCGACATGAAGCTCGTCAACGGCGTCGCGATCGCGCTCATCGCGCTCACCGCGGGCAGCGAGATCGACTTCCGCGCGATGCGCCCGCTCTTCCGATCGGTCGCGTGGATCAGCGCCATCGCGGTGTGCGGCACCGCGCTCGCGCTCTCGCTCGCGGCGCTGCTGCTGCGCCCGTTCCTGCCCTTCCTCGCCGCGATGCCGATCGACGCGACGATCGCGGTGTGCGCCGTGATCGGCGTGGTCGTCGTCGCGCAGTCGCCCGCGGTGGTCGTCGCGATCCGCTCGGAGACCGGCGCGGACGGACCGGTCGCGCAGACGGTGCTCGCGGTCGTCGTGCTCGCGGACCTGCTCGTGATCGTGCTCTTCGCGATCACGTCGTCGATCGCGACCGCGGTGATCGCGGGATCGTTCGACGCGGGCGCGGCGCTCACGCGGCTGCTCTGGGAGCTCTTCGGGTCGCTGGGGATCGGCGCGATGATCGGCGTGCTGCTCGCGCTGTGGCAGCGCGCGGTGAAGCGCGGGCTCGATCTGTTCGTGCTGACCGTGTGCTTCGTCGCCGCGGAGGTCGGGCAGCGGCTGCACCTCGACCCGCTGCTGATGATGCTCGCCGCCGGGATGTTCGTGGAGAACGTGATGCACTCGGGGCACGAGCTGCGTCGCGAGTTCGAGGCGGCGTCGCTGCCGGTCTACGTGCTCTTCTTCACGGTCGCGGGCGCGTCGATCCACCTCGACGCGATCCCGACGTTCCTCGTGCCGACCGCGGTGCTCGTGCTGGTGCGCGGCCTCGGGCTCCTCTTCGGGACGCGCGTCGCGGCGCGCGTGGCGGACGCGCCCGAGAAGGTGGTGAAGTGGGCGGGCTTCGGTCTGCTGCCGCAGGCAGGCCTCGCGATCGCGCTCGCGCTGCTCTTCGCGCGGACGTTCCCGACGTTCGGCGCGGAGGCGGGCACGCTGGTGCTCGGCATCGTCGCGATCAACGAGCTCGTCGCGCCGGCGCTGCTGCGCTGGGCGTACGTGCGCAGCGGCGAAGCCGAGAGCGAGCGGACCGCGAGCGAGGCGACCGCACCGCCCGTCCCCGCGACACGCTGA
- a CDS encoding aldehyde dehydrogenase family protein, which yields MDQSIDHEIQRVFSAQRARRWHVAQTSAADRIAKLRTLKEAILSRRDELAAAVHKDFRKSKAEFELTEIHPVVDEINHAIEHLADWMKPESVTTPLVLAGAKSTIRYEPRGVVLIVSPWNYPFNLLAAPLVGAIAAGNCVVLKPSSKTAHLAEAVAELIRSVFREDEVAIFTGSHQVADSLLALPFDHVLFTGSTNVGKKVMHAAADHLATITLELGGKSPVIIDRSADVEGAAKRIMWGKCVNAGQTCIAPDHAFVHRDVLDRFVAASRATVERFYGATEDARKASEDFPRLIDDAAFRRVSTLLEKSIAMGARPAFGGVTDASERYVAPTLLTNVTHDMPIMGEEIFGPILPVLPIDSVEEACTKIQAGDKPLALYLFASDRAVIDRVFSSTTSGGAVLNDVFLHVANPYLPFGGVGASGMGHYHGHHGFKTFSHARAVVDRIASALPLFYPPYDEARPKVAAQLLRVLE from the coding sequence ATGGACCAGTCGATCGATCACGAGATCCAGCGCGTCTTCTCCGCCCAGCGCGCGCGACGCTGGCACGTCGCGCAGACGAGCGCGGCCGACCGCATCGCGAAGCTCCGCACGCTCAAAGAGGCGATCCTCTCGCGCCGCGACGAGCTCGCGGCCGCCGTCCACAAGGACTTCCGCAAGAGCAAGGCGGAGTTCGAGCTCACCGAGATCCACCCGGTCGTCGACGAGATCAACCACGCGATCGAGCACCTCGCGGACTGGATGAAGCCCGAGAGCGTCACCACGCCGCTCGTGCTCGCCGGCGCGAAGAGCACCATCCGCTACGAGCCGCGCGGCGTCGTGCTGATCGTCTCGCCGTGGAACTACCCGTTCAACCTCCTCGCGGCGCCGCTCGTCGGCGCGATCGCCGCGGGCAACTGCGTCGTGCTCAAGCCGTCGAGCAAGACGGCGCACCTCGCCGAGGCGGTCGCGGAGCTGATCCGCTCCGTGTTCCGCGAGGACGAGGTCGCGATCTTCACCGGCAGCCACCAGGTCGCGGACTCGCTGCTCGCCCTGCCCTTCGATCACGTGCTCTTCACGGGCAGCACGAACGTCGGCAAGAAGGTGATGCACGCCGCCGCGGATCACCTCGCGACGATCACGCTCGAGCTCGGCGGCAAGTCGCCCGTGATCATCGATCGCTCGGCCGACGTCGAGGGCGCGGCCAAGCGGATCATGTGGGGCAAGTGCGTGAACGCGGGCCAGACCTGCATCGCGCCCGATCACGCGTTCGTGCACCGCGACGTCCTCGATCGCTTCGTCGCCGCGTCGCGCGCGACGGTCGAGCGCTTCTACGGCGCGACCGAGGACGCTCGGAAGGCGAGCGAGGACTTCCCGCGCCTCATCGACGACGCGGCGTTCCGCCGCGTGAGCACGCTGCTCGAGAAGAGCATCGCGATGGGCGCGAGGCCCGCCTTCGGCGGCGTCACCGACGCGAGCGAGCGCTACGTCGCGCCGACGCTGCTCACGAACGTCACGCACGACATGCCGATCATGGGCGAGGAGATCTTCGGGCCGATCCTGCCGGTGCTCCCGATCGACTCGGTCGAGGAGGCGTGCACGAAGATCCAGGCGGGCGACAAGCCGCTCGCGCTCTACCTCTTCGCGAGCGATCGCGCGGTGATCGATCGAGTGTTCTCGAGCACGACGTCGGGCGGCGCGGTGCTCAACGACGTGTTCCTCCACGTCGCGAACCCGTACCTGCCCTTCGGCGGCGTGGGCGCGAGCGGCATGGGCCACTACCACGGGCACCACGGCTTCAAGACGTTCTCGCACGCGCGCGCGGTCGTCGATCGCATCGCGTCGGCGCTCCCGCTCTTCTATCCGCCGTACGACGAGGCGCGCCCGAAGGTCGCCGCGCAGCTGCTGCGCGTCCTCGAGTAG